A region from the Sander vitreus isolate 19-12246 chromosome 1, sanVit1, whole genome shotgun sequence genome encodes:
- the LOC144515024 gene encoding myocyte-specific enhancer factor 2A-like has protein sequence MGRKKIQITRIVDERNRQVTFMKRKFGLMKKAYELSVLCDCEIALIIFNSSNKLFQYASTDMDKVLLKYTEYNEPHESRTNSDIVEALNKKEHRGCDSPDADSSYVLTPTTEEKYKKINEEFDNMMKGHKISPGLSQQNFMHGSMSYSPGAGGGGVTSKALAAATAALADSGTLSSPHTHLHRNINPSQRPPSTGNTGGLQGSSDMALQNGSGPAVNGFVGSHGGGSLGKIIPPKSPPLPPPGNNMVPTSRKTDLRVVIPQSKGMMQTLSNQRLSSSQPSQHLSTPVVSITTPSLPHQSLGYSGISSAYNNDYSLNSAELSGFGSPAGPSLGSMAAWQQHQLVSLGSGSSNLSINTNHNVNIKAEPISPPRDHLSQSGYMTQAHAPSHPHPSTRADMGRSPADSVCSSCSSHEGGSDREEQQQRLDFHMSRSEGRQSPTLKRMRMDSWVT, from the exons ATGGGGAGGAAGAAGATCCAGATCACCCGGATTGTAGATGAGAGGAACCGACAG GTGACTTTCATGAAGAGGAAGTTTGGTCTGATGAAGAAGGCCTATGAGTTGAGCGTTCTGTGTGACTGTGAAATCGCCCTCATCATCTTTAACAGCTCCAACAAGCTGTTCCAGTATGCCAGCACTGACATGGATAAAGTCCTGCTGAAATACACTGAGTACAACGAACCCCATGAGAGCAGAACCAATTCTGACATTGTAGAG gCCCTGAACAAGAAGGAGCACAGAGGCTGCGACAGCCCCGATGCTGACTCCTCCTACGTCCTCACCCCCACTACTGAGGAGAAATACAAGAAGATTAATGAAGAGTTTGACAACATGATGAAGGGTCATAAAATT TCCCCCGGGCTTTCACAGCAGAACTTCATGCATGGCAGCATGTCGTACAGCCCcggtgcaggaggaggaggagtaacCTCCAAAGCTCTAGCTGCAGCCACAGCCGCTCTGGCTGACAGTGGGACCCTCTCCTCGcctcacacacacctccacagaAACATAAACCCTTCACAAAGACCTCCCAGCACTGGAAacacag GTGGCTTGCAGGGTAGTTCTGAtatggctctgcaaaatgggtCTGGACCAGCTG TGAACGGTTTTGTGGGCTCACATGGTGGAGGCAGCTTGGGGAAGATCATACCACCCaaatctcctcctcttccacctcCTGGGAACAACATGGTCCCTACCAGCCGCAAGACAGACCTCCGAGTGGTCATCCCTCAGTCCAAAGGAATGATGCAAACActg AGTAACCAGAGGCTGAGCAGCAGTCAGCCCAGCCAGCATCTGTCCACCCCAGTGGTCTCCATCACCACACCCAGCCTGCCTCACCAGAGTCTGGGCTATTCCGGCATCAGCTCTGCCTACAACAATG ATTACTCTCTGAACAGTGCTGAGCTGTCGGGCTTCGGCTCCCCTGCAGGGCCCTCTTTGGGCTCCATGGCGGCATGGCAGCAACACCAGCTGGTCTCACTGGG GTCGGGGAGCTCCAATCTCTCCATCAACACCAACCACAACGTCAACATCAAAGCCGAGCCCATCTCCCCACCCCGCGACCACCTCAGCCAATCAGGGTACATGACCCAGGCTCATGCCCCTTCCCATCCTCACCCATCCACCAGAGCAGACATGGGGAGGTCTCCTGCAGACAGCGTCTGCTCCTCCTGCAGCTCCCACGAGGGGGGCAGCGACCGCGAAGAACAGCAGCAGCGGCTGGACTTCCACATGAGTCGCTCAGAGGGCAGGCAGAGTCCCACGCTCAAACGCATGCGAATGGACAGCTGGGTGACATAG